The following proteins are encoded in a genomic region of Haloarcula marina:
- a CDS encoding presenilin family intramembrane aspartyl protease PSH → MDTRWRVAAGCGLIALIFLFVQLGALALVEPFKSAGYQAVEDPSDPTNSVLYIGGILVATAVMLLAFKYDADQLIRGLVVFSGAWLSLYVFRVLVPPVVTVGGFNVLAIGLAAALGVALLVHPEWYVIDAAGAVMGAAGAGLFGISFGILPALVLLTVLAVYDAISVYGTEHMLTLASGVMDLKVPVVLVIPLSLSYSFLDAPTPNPTADAAADGGDGVSAPEPAVDEREPDTGDDGERAHEDGGPLDRDALFIGLGDAVIPTVLVASAAFFAPEGVATVLGIPLPSLTAMVGTFVGLSILLWMVLKGRAHAGLPLLNGGTIAGYVLGAFAAGITLVDALGLAPYL, encoded by the coding sequence ATGGATACACGCTGGCGCGTCGCCGCGGGATGTGGACTCATCGCGCTCATCTTCCTGTTCGTGCAGTTGGGTGCGTTGGCGCTCGTCGAACCGTTCAAGAGCGCTGGCTATCAGGCCGTCGAGGACCCGTCGGACCCGACGAACAGCGTCCTCTACATCGGTGGCATCCTCGTCGCGACGGCGGTGATGTTGCTCGCGTTCAAGTACGACGCAGACCAGTTGATTCGCGGCCTTGTCGTCTTCTCGGGGGCGTGGCTCTCGCTGTACGTCTTTCGCGTCCTCGTCCCACCCGTCGTGACGGTGGGCGGATTCAACGTCCTCGCCATCGGACTGGCGGCCGCGCTCGGCGTCGCACTACTGGTCCACCCGGAGTGGTACGTCATCGACGCCGCCGGAGCGGTGATGGGCGCGGCGGGCGCGGGACTGTTCGGCATCAGTTTCGGTATCCTCCCGGCGCTCGTCTTGCTCACGGTGCTCGCGGTGTACGACGCCATCAGCGTCTACGGCACCGAACACATGTTGACGCTGGCCTCGGGCGTGATGGACCTGAAGGTCCCCGTCGTCCTCGTCATCCCGCTGTCGCTGTCGTACTCGTTCCTCGACGCGCCGACGCCGAATCCGACCGCGGACGCCGCCGCTGATGGCGGAGATGGCGTGTCGGCCCCCGAACCGGCGGTCGACGAGCGCGAACCGGATACGGGCGACGACGGAGAGAGGGCCCACGAAGACGGCGGGCCGCTGGACCGCGACGCCCTGTTTATCGGCCTCGGCGACGCCGTCATCCCGACGGTGCTGGTAGCGAGTGCGGCCTTCTTCGCGCCGGAGGGCGTCGCCACCGTCCTCGGGATACCCCTCCCGTCGCTGACCGCGATGGTCGGGACGTTCGTCGGCCTGTCGATACTGCTCTGGATGGTCCTCAAGGGCCGTGCGCACGCCGGGCTACCGCTACTCAACGGCGGCACCATCGCGGGCTACGTCTTGGGCGCGTTCGCCGCGGGTATCACGCTCGTCGACGCCCTCGGACTCGCTCCGTACCTCTAG
- a CDS encoding ornithine cyclodeaminase family protein, with product MSTDATALFLTSDEIASLAGPADYVDPVREGYRERGDGAPAEPRTTLFNDDPAGMLTGYLAILPETGAMGGYTYAAGFGGRDAHFALPIFDAESGDPLALLDGASMNPLKTGAAGAVGIDALARRDATDLAVIGSGAQARGQVRAAATVRDFDRVEVYSPTQAHRESFAAEMNEALDATVAAVASSAAAVEGADVVVTATNASEPVFDGDVLEAGAHVTAMGQYHPEKRELDATTIERATYVPDLRDRVTQDAGSFIHAMEEGVVDEAHIHAELGEVVAGHADGRTSPDEITVFDSGGTAIETVAAGKMLYDRASDEEVGEEIPFAPASRAMD from the coding sequence ATGTCGACCGACGCGACTGCCCTGTTCCTCACGAGCGACGAGATAGCCTCCCTCGCGGGTCCCGCCGACTACGTCGACCCCGTTCGGGAGGGGTATCGAGAGCGCGGCGACGGCGCGCCCGCCGAACCGCGGACGACGCTGTTCAACGACGACCCCGCCGGGATGCTCACCGGTTACCTCGCGATTCTCCCCGAGACGGGCGCGATGGGTGGGTACACCTACGCCGCCGGATTCGGCGGTCGGGACGCACACTTCGCGCTCCCCATCTTCGACGCCGAGTCCGGCGACCCGTTGGCCCTGCTCGACGGCGCGAGTATGAATCCGCTGAAGACCGGCGCGGCCGGTGCCGTGGGTATCGACGCCCTCGCGCGCCGGGACGCGACGGACCTCGCCGTCATCGGGAGCGGCGCGCAGGCCCGCGGGCAGGTCCGCGCGGCCGCGACCGTTCGCGATTTCGACCGCGTCGAAGTGTACTCGCCGACGCAGGCTCACCGGGAGTCCTTCGCCGCCGAGATGAACGAGGCATTGGACGCCACCGTGGCGGCCGTCGCGTCCTCCGCGGCCGCCGTCGAAGGCGCGGACGTGGTCGTGACGGCGACGAACGCGAGCGAACCGGTTTTCGACGGCGACGTGCTCGAAGCGGGCGCGCACGTCACCGCGATGGGACAGTATCACCCCGAAAAGCGGGAGTTAGACGCGACGACCATCGAGCGAGCGACGTACGTCCCGGACCTCCGCGACCGGGTCACGCAGGACGCCGGGTCGTTTATCCACGCGATGGAGGAAGGCGTCGTCGACGAAGCCCACATTCACGCGGAACTGGGGGAGGTCGTCGCGGGCCACGCCGACGGCCGCACCAGTCCCGACGAAATCACGGTCTTCGACTCCGGCGGGACGGCCATCGAGACGGTGGCGGCGGGGAAGATGCTGTACGACCGCGCCAGCGACGAAGAGGTCGGCGAGGAGATTCCGTTCGCGCCCGCGAGTCGCGCGATGGACTAG
- a CDS encoding DUF7331 family protein — MSTNATDNTSDATTDAPERRYAELHIGDDEFVIYDRENHQAWIQSTVALDVDELR, encoded by the coding sequence ATGAGCACGAACGCCACGGACAACACGAGTGACGCCACGACGGACGCACCGGAACGGCGGTATGCGGAACTACACATCGGCGACGACGAGTTCGTCATCTACGACCGAGAGAACCACCAAGCGTGGATTCAGTCGACAGTCGCTCTCGACGTAGACGAACTCCGCTAA
- a CDS encoding DUF3054 domain-containing protein, translated as MSVSTVGGERVELSSRTAALAVADFAAIAVFVGVGEVTHGYNPFVDVGRFAGTLAPFLLGWVLVGGLTGVYGSDVLRSRTGMAVRTLGSWVLAVVVAQLLRATAVFHGDAALTFALVSVAIGGTLLVVARTAASLLLAR; from the coding sequence ATGAGCGTTTCGACGGTCGGCGGCGAACGAGTCGAACTGTCTTCGCGGACGGCGGCGCTGGCAGTCGCCGACTTCGCCGCCATCGCGGTGTTCGTCGGCGTCGGCGAGGTCACGCACGGCTACAACCCCTTCGTCGACGTGGGCCGATTCGCCGGAACCCTCGCGCCGTTCTTGCTCGGGTGGGTCCTCGTCGGCGGATTGACCGGGGTCTACGGGAGCGACGTGTTGCGGAGTCGGACCGGGATGGCGGTGAGGACGCTCGGAAGTTGGGTCCTCGCCGTCGTCGTCGCCCAACTGCTGCGCGCGACGGCCGTGTTCCACGGCGACGCCGCACTGACGTTCGCGCTCGTCTCCGTCGCCATCGGCGGGACGCTGCTCGTCGTCGCGCGGACGGCCGCGTCGCTCCTCCTCGCGAGATAG
- a CDS encoding class I SAM-dependent methyltransferase codes for MHGDVGPFDRFAPVYDRVMPPARRGLLRDGLAVAERDVERMVDVGGGSGRAIRRLDAPQRTVVDAAPGMLRQARRHGLDTVAGDARRLPLKSGSVDAVLVVDAIHHMDRVDDVLAEAARVLRPGGVLVIRDFDPVTLRGRGLVAAEHLVGFESVFYTPAELVEKLTAAGLRPTIVEEGFGYTVAGVAESETGK; via the coding sequence ATGCACGGTGACGTGGGGCCGTTCGACCGATTCGCGCCGGTGTACGACCGAGTGATGCCCCCCGCTCGCAGGGGGCTGCTCCGCGACGGGCTTGCCGTCGCGGAGCGGGACGTGGAGCGCATGGTCGACGTTGGCGGTGGCTCGGGACGGGCGATTCGGCGTCTCGACGCCCCGCAACGAACGGTCGTCGACGCCGCCCCGGGGATGCTCCGACAGGCCCGGCGCCACGGTCTCGATACCGTCGCTGGCGACGCCCGTCGTCTTCCGCTCAAGTCCGGGAGCGTCGACGCAGTCCTCGTCGTCGACGCGATACACCACATGGACCGAGTCGACGACGTACTCGCGGAGGCCGCGCGCGTGCTCAGGCCCGGCGGCGTTCTCGTCATCCGGGACTTCGACCCCGTGACGCTGCGCGGACGGGGGCTTGTCGCCGCCGAACACCTCGTCGGCTTCGAGTCGGTCTTCTACACGCCAGCGGAGTTAGTCGAGAAGCTAACGGCCGCGGGTCTCAGGCCGACTATCGTCGAGGAGGGATTCGGTTACACGGTCGCGGGTGTCGCCGAAAGCGAGACAGGGAAGTGA
- a CDS encoding GNAT family N-acetyltransferase: MEFALLGWPEDGHRLRLDHTRFAYAGKFVMTSTGKAVVGDDGVVAAAAFDADRTDDATLCVRYVTVRTDRQGERLGATLLRFVRARATERGYDRVTIGVNNPFSFQAAYRAGFSFTGEERGLAELTLAWPGERSTERYQAGLDRFRERDLSAEEQDFLAAKRGRDPPSVVADPADGPGGD, encoded by the coding sequence ATGGAGTTCGCGTTGCTGGGGTGGCCCGAGGACGGCCACCGCCTCAGACTCGACCACACGCGGTTCGCCTACGCCGGGAAGTTCGTGATGACGTCGACGGGGAAGGCGGTGGTCGGGGACGACGGCGTCGTGGCGGCGGCGGCCTTCGACGCCGACCGGACGGACGACGCGACGCTGTGCGTCCGCTACGTCACCGTCCGCACCGACCGGCAGGGCGAGCGACTCGGAGCCACTCTCCTCCGGTTCGTCCGCGCACGAGCGACCGAACGCGGCTACGACCGCGTGACTATCGGCGTCAACAATCCGTTCTCGTTTCAGGCGGCCTACCGTGCGGGATTTAGCTTCACGGGCGAGGAACGCGGCCTCGCCGAGTTGACGCTGGCGTGGCCCGGCGAGCGCTCGACGGAACGCTATCAGGCGGGGTTGGACCGGTTCAGAGAGCGCGACCTCTCGGCCGAGGAGCAGGACTTCCTCGCCGCGAAACGCGGGCGCGACCCGCCGAGCGTCGTTGCGGACCCCGCCGACGGCCCAGGCGGCGATTAG